The following nucleotide sequence is from Roseofilum capinflatum BLCC-M114.
ATTTCCCGTACAGGAGATCGGGATACAGGGCGATCGTCTCCTACCCGATAATGCTGGGCATCGTTGGCGGAATGCGGCATTTTTAAATGAGTTATGAAAGGTTGCCCTCATCCCCCAACCCCCCTTCGGCTCCGCTCAGGGCGGTGCTTCTCCCAGAGGAGAAGGGGAGCAGAAGTCCCTCTCCCCCTTGGGAGAGGGATTTAGGGAGAGGGCATTCCAAGTGTACGTCTCAAATAAAAACGCTATACACCAGTTTGCTCTGCTATGCGGTGCATCTCGATCCCCCTAAATCCCTTGGAAAGAGGGGGACTTTTACAGCCCCGCTTTTTTAAGGGGGGTTCGGCGGATCGATACTCCCTCTTGAGAACACGAAAGACGATAATATTCCCTTTCTTGGCAATTGAATGCATATCGCTTGGCTTGGTAAAAAATCTCCGTTCTGTGGTAATGTCACTTATTCCCGTGAGGTGACTAATGCGTTGCTCGATCGCGGCCATCAGGTGAGCTTTTTTCATTTTGCCTCGGAGGATGGGGGGGCAGAATTGTTATCTAATGGCGATCAAGCTTCCCCGGAAGGATGGCCGGATTGTCCAGAAGTGCCGATTCCCTGTTTGTATAAATCGACGATTTACACGATTCCCACGTTGAGTTCGTCTAAGGTTTTAGCGCGATCGCTCCATTCTCTGCAACCGGATCTGGTTCATGCGTCCTTAACCCTGTCTCCCCTAGATTTTCTGCTGCCGGAAATTTGCCAAGATTTGGATTTACCTTTGGTGGCCACCTTTCATCCGGCCTTTGACCGCAAGTTACGCAATTTTTCTTCGGGAACTCAACAACTGACCTATCAGCTCTATGCTCCTTGTTTGGCTAATTATGATAAAACCATCGTCTTTTCCCAGATTCAGCGCGAGATTTTGATTAAACTGGGGGTTCCGGAAGCGAAGGTGGTGGTGATTCCTAATGGGGTGGATGCGCTCAAATATTCCCCCGGCCCGTCTTTGATTAAGCAGGATTTGCAGGCGGAGCGGTTGTTTTTGTATCAGGGACGGATTGCGATCGAGAAAAATGTGGAGTCGTTGCTGAAGGCTTGGAAGATGGCAGATTTGGGGTTGGGGTGCAAATTGGCGATCGTCGGCACTGGCCCCCTGAAAAGTGCCCTACAAGCCTCCTATGGCCGAGAACAGGGGGTGATTTGGTTGGGCTTTATTGCCGATGAGCAGCGCCGCATCGAAATTTTACGAGGAACAGATGTATTTATTTTACCTTCTTTTGTAGAGGGGTTATCCTTGTCTCTTTTGGAGTCCATGGCCTGCGGAACCGCTTGCATGGCAACGGATGTGGGCGCAGATGGTGAAGTGTTGGAAAAGGGAGCCGGGGTAATCTTAAATGCCAATCGGGTCACCACGGAGTTACAAACCTTGCTGCCTTTGTTCCGAGACCATCCCGAATTAAGTGTCATGCTGGGACAAAAAGCACGGCAACGGGTACTAGAGCGTTATACCCTGAATCATAATATTTCTCAGGTGGAGCAGCTTTATGATGAGGTAGTTAAACAGAGCAATGATGCTGCTTATGGGAGTTTGGTGAATTAAAGGGAATTTTAAGAACACCTATTACCCATTCATTACCCATTACCGCGCGAAGCGCTGTAACAGCAGTTTTTAATAAGAGTTAGAGATAGAAAAACGCTAACACCAGACAAGGAATTAGCGTGAGGGAGTTTGAGGTGAGTACGGGAAGGAAGGGTACTCACGCTACCGAGATGACTAGCTGGCAAGGCTGTTGCTGCCATAACTATCCAAGCTGTATCCAGGGACGCGGTTGGTGTAGTCGGTTTCTTGACCGGTTACGGATTTAGCGATGCTGTTGAAGCCATCAGAGTCCCAGTTGCGTTCGTGGATAGATTTGGTTTGTTCTCCCATGAAGTAGGCTTGAGTTCCGATTACAGAAGCAGCGACCCAACCAGCGATGAAGAGTAAGGAAAGAATGACTAAGTTAACCATGTTGTTCTCCTATGTGTGAACTTTTGTTTTGTTTCTTGTAAACTAATGTAACGAATTCTTGCCATATTTGTCAATATGATGTTAATCACAGTAGACTGTGACCTAGATCTCTGCAATCGATTCAGTAGGCATTCGAGGCCAGTTTTCCGACGCTGGAGGGGTGTGGAAAATGGGTTTAGCGATCGAATGGCTCTATCCCTTATCTAGTCTGGGTTCTAGCGATTTGATTTCTTGAAGCCGCGTCGGCCCTTACAGGGCAAGGGTTTCAGCGATTTGGGGTTGTTTTTTCAGTCGCCCTCTGCTAAGATTAGGGGTGTGCGTCGGAAATGTACCTTGAAAACTAAATAGAGCAAGGGTCTCAGAAGGCAGCAGTTGAAAACCTCTTAAATCCCTATTAGGGATTGAAACGAGAACTGGATTGTGGAGAGCGATCGCCGCTACCGCTTCCACGTTGAAAACCTCTTAAATCCCTATTAGGGATTGAAACACAAGCGATCGCCACCCGATCTAAGGCCGCTTTTAGCTCACGTTGAAAACCTCTTAAATCCCTATTAGGGATTGAAACCCATTAGCCGCCCCCTAGGAGATGATTGGGCATGGAGTCTGATGCGTTGAAAACCTCTTAAATCCCTATTAGGGATTGAAACTTTTTATTGAACTTGTAAAACCCATCCACATACAGCACTTTGCTCTGTTATGGAATACAGGGTTGAACGCTCAAAACCTTTTTCAACAAGACTTTTGCCTCTTGCCTTTTGCCTAGCGCGAAGCGCTGTATCGATCGCCAGCAGCCGTATGACACCACTGCCGGAAGCGAAGCAGCGAAGCAACTCTTTGCTCACAATCTAGCGAATCCCTACGCCAACGCAGTCAAAATTCGATTACCCTGTGATTATCCCCTAAATCTGGATGGGCGCTAAAGCTTTCAAAGTAGGTTCGCAGATGTTCGGGAAAATGGGGAAAGTTAAACTGGGTATCGCCTTGGGCGATATCTGCCCAAAAATAGCGTAAGGAACTAACCCATTGCTGGGCTTCCTCTTCCGTTAAGTTGCAAGGATCTCCAGTTAACAGACGCATCATAAAAGGGTGCGATCGCTCTCCCATCCACTCCCGTGAAAATTCTCCTAAATTGTCCCAACCCGGAAGGGTATTAATCTGATGAGAATTAATCTCAACTCTAGTTTTTCCCCCTGCTGACGACTCAATTTTTAAAGTGCGATATGCATGGGGATAACTAACTAAAGATCCGGTAGTAATTTCGTATAAATCATCCTGTTGAGTAATATCTTGAACATGCAAATGCCCGGTGAACATTAAATGAATGCCTGATTCCTGTAACAAATGAATTAAACGCGGGCTATTTTTTAACATATACCGTTGACCTAAACAATGATTGCGTTGATCGGGTAAATGTTCAATTACATTATGATGAATCATGACCAAACGTAACGGTTCAGTTGTGGTTGTTAAGAGTTCCTCTAACCATTGAAATTGGGATTCATTGAGATAACCATAGCCTAATTGTTGACCCTCTTGATCGAATTCGTTAGAGTCTAACGCAATCAGACGTACACCAGGTAAGAGTTCACAAGTATAATCAGTTTGCCGATACTGACGATAGCCAAATTGATGATAATAGGTGGGAAACTTAGCGCGACTAATTGAGGTTTCGTTTCCCCACTGGGTGGGAATATCATGGTTTCCTGGAATGACATAAACTGGATAGGGCAATTGGAAAAGACGCTCTTTTAACCATTGATGATTCTCTGGTTCCCCATGTTGGGTTAAGTCCCCTGGTAAGAGAAGAAAATCGAGATCCAATTGACTGAGATGATCGAGGGCTAATTCTAAAGCAGGAATACTCAGTTCTACTAGATGAAAGCGTTTGGGATGATCCCAAATGGTATGGGGCAGGGCAATATGCAAGTCACTGATAATGGCAAATTGAAACTTAAAGTCCATTGTCACTTTCTAATTACCGATAGGACAGGTTTTATAAATCGGGACTTTCTGTGAGTGGACAGAACAATCTCCTTGAACTTTAGCACTTTTTATCTTCTGGGATTTTGAATTATATTTAATTTTTAATTGACTTAATATCGGGGAATGGAACGATCGACTAAACGGGAATAGGCATCAATGCCACCGGATAGGTTTTTGAGGTCGGTAAATCCCTGATCCATGAGCCATTGGCACATTTGCTGCGATCGCATCCCATGATGGCACATAACCACAGTTGGCTTATCCTTGTCAAACCGAGCATGGATGGACTCTGACCATTCCCGAAACTGACTTAAGGATAAGACTTCAAAGCCTTCAATCTTCGCCATATCCAGTTCTTGTGGCTCACGAACATCAATAAATTGCCAATTAGCTCGCTCTTCGTCGCTCAAGTTTGCTAATTTCTCAACATTAAATTCTTCAATCATAGGATTTTTATTTTGACTCACACTTATTTAACTATTGTCTTCATAAGATTCACGGCTTGACCGTCGTGTTGGAGAAATTTCATCTCCAATGATATCAGAAAATAAAGCAATACGCTCGGACATTTTTTGTTGTACTTGTTTGGCTTCTTCTGCTGATTCAAAGGGGGAAGACGGCCGAGAAAAAGAGGCAGAACGTTGTGTTTGGGCGGCTTCCTTTTCAGCTTGCCATTGTTTAAGGCGTTGCTGGGAAACCTGTTGATGGTTTTTCATATACCGAGACCAGAATCCAGAATTGAGTTCGTCCATGGTACGGACAATTGACCAGAACTCCATCAACATTAAGTTATGGAGCATTTGATCGTTACGCTTCAAAACCCGGATAGCTTCAGCAATCTGGCGGTAAACATCCCGTTGGGAGCCTGAAGACTCATTCTCTCGACTCGATCCCATTGCCAACTTTACTCCCTGATACTTGGGATTATCATAGATCAGAATCCGATCGCCGTGCAGTGAGAATACCCAAGAATGTGGCAAGATAGGGAAAACTCTGGTAACTCGACAAGCTTGAGACCCTATGCTTATTCCCTTAAATCGCAGCCGGTTTGAACAACTGATTCCTCTAATTGGGACGGGGAATCAATACAAATATTGTTGGGGACAATTTTCCGACCTCCTCAGACGGTTACTGGCCTCAGTTTTGGGCGCTCTGGTGATCTTCTTTGGCCGGCTGACTGCCTTGGGGGAGAGTTTTGAGTTACTCTTATTTTTGATTGGAATTACCATCGGAACCTATTGGTTATGGGGGCCGATTTTCTGGGCGAGTCGCCGGAATGCGAAGTACCGCAAGTTTCCCTATAGCGGATTCTGGCGCGGCAAAGTCTTAGATGTATTTGTCACGGATGAATTAATTAATACGGAAGAAACGGTTAACAATAGTGGTGATTTAGTCATTGTTGAAAACCGGGAACGGCGTTTAAATCTGGAATTAGGAGACGAAACGGGCTTTGAAACGCGCTTTCAAGTGCCTATCCGTCGCCAATACCGGGCGATTGATGTGGGTATGATTGCGGAAATGGTGGTGATGTCGAATCAACCGGACTTAAGCCGGATTAATCGCATTTCGGATGTTTATCTTCCTCAGATTAACTTGTGGGTGAGTGATTACCCTTATCTGCGTCGCGATGTTTTCTTAGAGGTCAGCCAAACCCTACGTCGCCAGTCGATGCGCTCGGAACCGCGCCCCCGTCGTCGGCCGATTCCTCAAGAGCGCGATCGCAAGTACAGGCAATAGGCTATGGGTAATCCGTTAAGACTGTATGCTGTTTGTCAAGGATTGAAGTGGCTCGTCTAGGATTTGCCAAATAGTTTGCAAGATTTCTTGAATACCGGTTTGAGTAGCAGCCGACAAAAGAAACACGGGAAACCCTGTGTATTCTTCTAGGGAATGGGCGATCGCCTGCCAATCCTCACTTTGATCCACTGCATCCATCTTATTTAACCCAATCACCTGGGGGCGGTTTTCCAACCCTCTGCCATAGGCCACTAACTCCTGTTGAATCGTATTATAGACCGCAAAAATATCCGCTTCTGTAGCATCAATCAGGTGCAATAAGACCCGCGTCCGTTCAATATGTCGCAGGAAATCATGACCCAAGCCAATCCCTTCAGCAGCGCCTTCAATTAACCCTGGAATATCGGCAAATACCGTGCCATCCCCCGTCGGTTTCCGCACGACTCCTAAATTGGGGATTAAAGTCGTAAACGGATAATTAGCAATTTTCGGTTGCGCGGCAGAAACCACCGAAATAAAGGTAGATTTGCCCGCATTGGGTAAACCAATAATCCCCACATCCGCTAACAGTTTCAACTCAAACCGAAACCGTCCTTCCTCACCCTCTAAACCTGGAAGCGCATAATCCGGGGCCCGATTGCGATTACTCAAGAAATGCTGATTGCCTAAGCCTCCTTTTCCCCCTTGGGCAATCACTAAAGTTTGTTCATTATCTACTAAATCCCCCACCCATTCACCGGTTTCGGCGTTGGTAATTACGGTTCCACAGGGAACTTCTAGAAATAGATCTGCGCCATTGGCTCCCGTGCGGTTATTGGGGCCACCGCGCTTACCATTGTCAGCTCGAAATAAATGTTTGTAGCGAAAATCTAATAAGGTTTGTAATCGCTCTGTTGCTCTAACAATCACCGATCCCCCTTTACCCCCATTACCACCGGATGGCCCTCCCGCAGGCACATACTTTTCCCGACGGAAGGCCACTAGGCCATCGCCACCGTCTCCAGCTTTTAC
It contains:
- a CDS encoding glycosyltransferase family 4 protein, encoding MHIAWLGKKSPFCGNVTYSREVTNALLDRGHQVSFFHFASEDGGAELLSNGDQASPEGWPDCPEVPIPCLYKSTIYTIPTLSSSKVLARSLHSLQPDLVHASLTLSPLDFLLPEICQDLDLPLVATFHPAFDRKLRNFSSGTQQLTYQLYAPCLANYDKTIVFSQIQREILIKLGVPEAKVVVIPNGVDALKYSPGPSLIKQDLQAERLFLYQGRIAIEKNVESLLKAWKMADLGLGCKLAIVGTGPLKSALQASYGREQGVIWLGFIADEQRRIEILRGTDVFILPSFVEGLSLSLLESMACGTACMATDVGADGEVLEKGAGVILNANRVTTELQTLLPLFRDHPELSVMLGQKARQRVLERYTLNHNISQVEQLYDEVVKQSNDAAYGSLVN
- a CDS encoding photosystem II protein, Psb35-related codes for the protein MVNLVILSLLFIAGWVAASVIGTQAYFMGEQTKSIHERNWDSDGFNSIAKSVTGQETDYTNRVPGYSLDSYGSNSLAS
- the obgE gene encoding GTPase ObgE, whose amino-acid sequence is MQFIDQVEVQVKAGDGGDGLVAFRREKYVPAGGPSGGNGGKGGSVIVRATERLQTLLDFRYKHLFRADNGKRGGPNNRTGANGADLFLEVPCGTVITNAETGEWVGDLVDNEQTLVIAQGGKGGLGNQHFLSNRNRAPDYALPGLEGEEGRFRFELKLLADVGIIGLPNAGKSTFISVVSAAQPKIANYPFTTLIPNLGVVRKPTGDGTVFADIPGLIEGAAEGIGLGHDFLRHIERTRVLLHLIDATEADIFAVYNTIQQELVAYGRGLENRPQVIGLNKMDAVDQSEDWQAIAHSLEEYTGFPVFLLSAATQTGIQEILQTIWQILDEPLQSLTNSIQS
- a CDS encoding metallophosphoesterase family protein, yielding MDFKFQFAIISDLHIALPHTIWDHPKRFHLVELSIPALELALDHLSQLDLDFLLLPGDLTQHGEPENHQWLKERLFQLPYPVYVIPGNHDIPTQWGNETSISRAKFPTYYHQFGYRQYRQTDYTCELLPGVRLIALDSNEFDQEGQQLGYGYLNESQFQWLEELLTTTTEPLRLVMIHHNVIEHLPDQRNHCLGQRYMLKNSPRLIHLLQESGIHLMFTGHLHVQDITQQDDLYEITTGSLVSYPHAYRTLKIESSAGGKTRVEINSHQINTLPGWDNLGEFSREWMGERSHPFMMRLLTGDPCNLTEEEAQQWVSSLRYFWADIAQGDTQFNFPHFPEHLRTYFESFSAHPDLGDNHRVIEF
- a CDS encoding rhodanese-like domain-containing protein, whose amino-acid sequence is MIEEFNVEKLANLSDEERANWQFIDVREPQELDMAKIEGFEVLSLSQFREWSESIHARFDKDKPTVVMCHHGMRSQQMCQWLMDQGFTDLKNLSGGIDAYSRLVDRSIPRY